A single genomic interval of Xyrauchen texanus isolate HMW12.3.18 chromosome 48, RBS_HiC_50CHRs, whole genome shotgun sequence harbors:
- the LOC127639368 gene encoding telomeric repeat-binding factor 2-interacting protein 1-like, with product MSKIAKEEVSDISPVLFLDISGQPMRFYLRPGPTKMELYPLITNGGGTMCRNQEPGSILLVDPGDVTSAMANTGQTYTSTQFIRDCIEQNQQLDIDGYTLTVGPSVKTRMASRSQSNGRLGYSQEDDTAILNFMEKRHHEAKGILVWKEMEKRHVTDHSWQSMKDRFLKHLQHKLLKKSPAKCPDTASKKKPLTFIDSSSFMENIARASAQTDASQKSPRKSVVISEAAKTRSATESNLYPTVQTNPSASSDRASSATDAVKAAGEPSQSSSNDDKLESRVQVEDQDSTQEQPQPVNEGPEMSKRPRLGEDCDGQDCPDGSNVNSSSLSETRQTACKPSTLSSKKLGILAKAAREFEDTDVMDDESEEGEGPSEAPLTKPSDPQESSATPDNFAREPESQAEHHEPQKRSPEDFCNGVTRMPADEGSGPSSTAVCITSSAHNFIFDSETQEDHTQSSQEEALSRDLLEVKQHIMSLMGESKKDVIEVTKMLLKANGDLTKAKLYLLEGYNSEMHGPLWTRLDDEILLLGDPYELEQLQLKYGEEAVNSRKAFLKTVVN from the exons ATGTCTAAGATAGCCAAGGAGGAAGTCTCTGACATATCCCCGGTCTTATTCCTGGACATCAGTGGACAACCAATGCGATTCTATTTAAGACCTGGTCCTACTAAAATGGAGCTTTATCCATTGATAACAAATGGAGGTGGCACTATGTGTCGGAATCAAGAGCCGGGCTCCATTTTACTGGTCGACCCTGGGGACGTGACTAGTGCCATGGCAAACACTGGACAAACATACACCTCTACTCAGTTTATCAGAGATTGTATAGAGCAGAACCAACAATTAGATATAGATGGATACACACTTACTGTTGGGCCATCTGTCAAGACAAGGATGGCATCCCGTAGCCAAAGCAATGGACGTTTGGGATATTCGCAAGAAGATGATACAGCCATATTGAATTTTATGGAAAAACGGCATCATGAAGCTAAAGGCATTCTTGTTTGGAAAGAAATGGAGAAACGTCATGTCACAGACCATAGCTGGCAGTCCATGAAGGATCGGTTTCTAAAGCACCTGCAGCATAAGCTCTTAAAGAAAAGCCCAGCAAAATGTCCAGACACTGCCTCTAAAAAGAAACCTCTTACCTTTATTGACAGCTCCTCGTTTATGGAGAACATCGCCCGAGCCTCAGCACAGACTGATGCTTCACAAAAGTCACCCCGGAAGTCAGTGGTTATCTCAGAAGCTGCTAAAACACGAAGCGCCACTGAGAGCAACTTGTATCCAACTGTGCAGACAAATCCCTCAGCTTCTTCTGATAGAGCGAGTTCAGCAACAGATGCGGTTAAGGCAGCAGGGGAACCATCACAGTCCTCAAGTAATGATGACAAGCTGGAATCTCGTGTCCAAGTTGAAGACCAGGATAGTACTCAAGAGCAACCTCAGCCAGTCAATGAAGGACCTGAAATGTCTAAAAGACCAAGATTGGGGGAAGATTGTGATGGACAAGACTGTCCAGATG GGTCAAATGTAAATTCCTCATCCCTCAGTGAAACCAGACAAACAGCCTGCAAACCCTCGACACTCTCCTCTAAGAAACTTGGCATTCTTGCAAAAGCAGCAAGAGAGTTTGAGGACACTGATGTG ATGGATGATGAAAGTGAAGAGGGCGAGGGTCCAAGTGAAGCACCATTGACCAAGCCCTCAGACCCCCAAGAAAGTTCAGCCACCCCTGATAACTTTGCAAGAGAACCAGAAAGTCAAGCTGAGCACCACGAACCCCAAAAACGTTCACCGGAAGACTTTTGCAATGGGGTAACACGGATGCCAGCAGATGAAGGTTCAGGGCCCAGTAGCACAGCTGTCTGTATAACTTCCAGTGCCCATAACTTCATCTTTGACTCTGAAACACAAGAAGACCACACCCAGTCAAGTCAAGAGGAAGCACTCTCAAGGGACTTGCTCGAGGTCAAACAACACATCATGAGCTTGATGGGAGAGTCCAAGAAAGATGTTATTGAGGTGACCAAGATGCTGTTGAAAGCCAATGGTGACCTCACAAAAGCTAAGTTGTATTTACTAGAGGGATACAACAGTGAGATGCACGGGCCCCTCTGGACCCGTCTAGATGATGAGATACTCTTGTTAGGTGATCCATATGAACTTGAGCAGCTTCAGTTGAAGTACGGAGAGGAGGCTGTGAACAGTAGGAAAGCCTTTCTCAAGACTGTTGTTAATTGA
- the LOC127639376 gene encoding trypsin-2-like translates to MKSLVLLLLVGVAFAQMDVSIIGGNECEPHSKPWQALVISSVGQCGGSLINENWVVSAAHCYRSSDGDIEVSLGKHNIAIHEHTEQIILSEHAIPHPKYNGHTLDNDIMLIKLSEPATLNEYVQPVGLPTCCPPAGTMCNISGWGMTNITTKEVPDKLQCLEVSTVSDRDCDNAYPGIITESMFCAGYLEGGKGACYGDSGSGLVCNGVLQGIVSAGGICVGENELGIYTKVCIFNTWITETINTYQN, encoded by the exons ATGAAGTCTTTGGTTTTACTTTTACTTGTTGGAGTTGCAT TTGCTCAGATGGATGTCTCCATTATTGGTGGAAATGAGTGTGAGCCGCATTCTAAGCCCTGGCAGGCGTTGGTGATTTCCAGCGTTGGCCAATGTGGTGGATCCCTGATCAATGAGAACTGGGTTGTGTCTGCTGCCCATTGCTACAGATC AAGCGATGGTGATATAGAGGTGAGTCTGGGTAAGCACAATATTGCGATTCATGAGCATACCGAGCAGATCattctctctgaacatgccatcCCTCACCCCAAGTATAACGGTCACACGCTTGACAATGACATCATGCTGATAAAGCTGAGCGAACCCGCTACCCTCAATGAGTATGTTCAGCCTGTGGGTCTGCCCACCTGCTGTCCTCCTGCTGGTACCATGTGCAACATCTCTGGTTGGGGAATGACCAATATCACCA CTAAGGAAGTTCCTGATAAGCTGCAGTGTTTGGAGGTTTCCACTGTCTCTGATCGTGACTGTGACAATGCCTACCCAGGCATAATCACGGAGTCAATGTTCTGTGCTGGATATCTGGAGGGAGGAAAGGGTGCTTGCTAT GGTGACTCTGGCAGTGGACTGGTGTGCAATGGTGTACTACAAGGTATTGTGTCGGCAGGTGGCATTTGTGTCGGGGAAAATGAGCTTGGTATCTATACCAAG GTCTGCATATTCAACACCTGGATCACTGAGACTATAAACACATACCAAAATTGA